A DNA window from Calliphora vicina chromosome 1, idCalVici1.1, whole genome shotgun sequence contains the following coding sequences:
- the LOC135949110 gene encoding uncharacterized protein LOC135949110 — translation MEPVICRHEFANFQLEIKVLIIDDDGCALSTAINCCGVALIEGGIPTYDLITSSTVCLLKQKEFINPTADVEDLLLSLSGSDEKDAVVEKHGIIVTASISAVGQVTECFQKGYILPETLERLCEHSLAVNQRMLDTIRHVLVNKVKKCIALHQESADEELDASES, via the exons atgGAACCGGTAATATGTCGTCATGAGTTTGCCAATTTTCAGTTGGAAATAAAAGTGTTGATCATAGATGATGATGGTTGTGCTTTAAGTACTGCCATTAATTGCTGCGGGGTAGCTCTGATAGAAGGTGGCATACCAACCTATGATCTGATAACATCCTCAACTGTGTGTCTATTGAAGCAAAAGGAATTTATTAATCCCACAG cTGATGTTGAAGATTTACTGTTAAGTCTTTCCGGTAGTGATGAGAAAGATGCCGTTGTAGAGAAGCATGGTATAATTGTTACTGCCAGTATATCAGCTGTTGGCCAAGTCACAGAATGTTTTCAAAAGGGTTATATTCTACCAGAGACATTAGAACGTTTATGCGAACACTCTTTGGCCGTAAATCAACGAATGTTAGACACTATACGCCATGTATTGGtcaataaagttaaaaaatgtattgcCTTGCATCAAGAAAGTGCTGACGAGGAATTAGACGCCAGCgaatcataa
- the LOC135949109 gene encoding U4/U6 small nuclear ribonucleoprotein Prp3-like yields MRVLGTEAVQDPTKIEDHVRGQMAKRQKAHEDANNDRKLTAEQKSEKKVRKIKEDTSCGVHVSVYRIRDLQDNASKKFKVETNAKHLHMTGTVVLFRDCCVVVVEGGPKQQKKYRRFMLHRIKWEEDMVKGPDGQEVPNSCVLVYEGTSQRRHFGEIKFKIFPMEKMAREFFQKHQVEQYWDLSYSGAVLEASTDE; encoded by the coding sequence ATGCGTGTTTTGGGCACTGAAGCTGTACAAGATCCAACCAAAATCGAAGACCATGTAAGGGGACAAATGGCCAAGAGGCAAAAGGCCCATGAAGATGCCAACAATGATAGAAAGTTGACAGCTGAACAGAAGAGCGAAAAAAAAGTACGCAAAATTAAAGAAGACACATCTTGCGGTGTCCATGTTAGTGTTTATCGCATAAGAGATCTGCAGGATAATGCCAGCAAAAAGTTTAAAGTTGAAACAAATGCCAAACATCTGCACATGACCGGCACAGTGGTATTGTTTCGTGATTGCTGTGTTGTGGTTGTTGAAGGCGGGCCCAAGCAACAGAAGAAATATCGACGTTTTATGTTGCATCGCATCAAGTGGGAGGAGGATATGGTTAAGGGTCCCGATGGCCAAGAAGTTCCTAATTCCTGTGTGCTAGTATATGAGGGCACTAGTCAACGGCGACACTTTGgcgaaatcaaatttaaaatttttcccatGGAAAAAATGGCCAGAGAATTCTTTCAGAAGCATCAGGTCGAGCAGTACTGGGATCTATCATACTCGGGTGCTGTTTTGGAAGCTTCCACAGATGAATAA